The Mycolicibacterium monacense genome contains the following window.
GTCGAGCGTCGTATAGCCGTCGACGATCCACACGATCTTCTTGTTGACGATCGCCGGGTACACCGTGGTGTCGGTGGTCAGCCACGGCGCGACGGCCTCGACCCGGTCGGCGGGGTCACGGTTGAACAGGATCTTGCTGTTCTCACCGATGACGTTGGAGAACAGGAAGTTGCGCTCGGCGAACTTCGCCGCGAACAAGCTTCGCGTCAGCCAGTTGCCGATCGGCACACCGCCGGAGCCGGTGTAGGTGTAGTTGCGGGTCTCGACGTTGTTCTCGTAGTCGTATTCGCGCGGGGTGCCGTTCTCCCCGACGATCGCGTAATCCGACGCGGTGTTGGCGATGACCGGGCCGAAGTAGATGCGCGGCTGATCCAGCGGCGCCGGCCCCGGCGAGACGACGTTGCCGTTGGCCCCCACCACGCTGGCGAGGAACTCCGGGTAGCCGCCGTTCTGGTTGGGGTCGTTGGCGATCCCCCGGACCGTGTTCGCCGGTGAGGCGATGAACCCGTTGCCGTGGGTGTAGACGGTGTGCCGGTTGATCCAGTCGCGCTGGTTGTCGATCAACCGGTCCGGGTTGAGCTCGCGGGCGGCGACCACGTAGTCGCGCAGGTTGCCGTCGGCGTCGCGGTAGCGGTCCATCGCCAGCTGTTCGGGGAAGAAGTAGAAGTTCTTGCCCTGCTGGAACTGGGTGAACGCCGGGCTGACGATGTTCGGGTCGAGCACGCGGATGTTCGACGTGGTGGACCGGTCGGCGGCCACCTGCTGGGCGGTGGCCGGCGCGTTGCCCGGGTAGTCGCGGTAGGTGACCACCTCGTCGGTCAGACCGTAGGCCTGCCTGGTCGCGGCGATGCTGCGCGAGATGTATTCGCTTTCCTTCTGCGCGGCGTTGGGCTTGACGCTGAACTGCTCGACCACCAGCGGCCAGCCGGCGCCGACGACCAGCGACGAGAGCAGCAGCAGCACCACACCGATGGCGGGGATGCGCAGGTCGCGCAGCACGATCGCGGAGAACACCGCCACCGCGCAGATCACCGCGATCGCCAGCAGGATCAGCTTGGCGGGCAGCACGGCGTTGATGTCGGTGTAGCCGGCGCCGGTGAACGGCTTGCCGCCGCGGGTGTGGCTGAGCAGCTCGTAGCGGTCGAGCCAGTAGGCGAACGCCTTGAGCAGGATCAGGATGCCGACCAGGGTGACGAGCTGGATCCGCGCCGAGCGGGTCAGCGCCCCGTTGCGCCCGGTCAGCCGGATCCCGCCGAACAGGTAGTGGCCCAACAGGTTCGCGATGAAGGCGAGGAACGTCGCGACGAACAGATAGCTCAGCACCAGCCGGTAGAACGGCAGGTCGAAGGCGTAGAACCCGAGGTCGAGGCCGAATTGCGGGTCGGTGACGCCGAATTCGCCACCGTGCAGGTACAGCTGGATGCGCACCCAGTAGCTCTGCGCGACGATGCCGGACAGGATGCCGATGAACGCCGGGACGCCGAAGCCGAACAGGCGCAGCCGCGCCATCACCGTCGTGCGGTAGCGGGCGATCGGATCGTTGGGGCCGGCGGTCGGGACGAACACCGGCCGCGTCCGGTAGGCCAACGCAAGGCCGGCGAAGACGATCGCGCCGATCAGCAGGGAGACGACCAGGAACACGACGACGCGGGTGAACAGCACCGTGGTGAACACCGACCGGTAACCGAGTTCACCGAACCACAGCCAGTTCACGTAGGTGTCGATGAACCGTGGCCCGATCAACAGCAGCACCACCGCGGCGAGGGCGACACCGATCAGCACCCGGCTTCGTCGCGTCAGCTTCGGCATCCTCGCGGGGGGCCGCATACCCACTTGGTGTCTCCAGTTTCACTCACGGGAAAGGGGACGTCGTGTCCGACGTGCCCCAACTCTACGCATTGACCGCCCACGCCTCGGTCAGCACCGTGGCGGTTCGCCACCAGCGGAAATCGCGTTGAGCGCGTCGACGGCTTCGGTCAGTGTGCCGACCTTGACCAGTTCCAGCCCGTCCTGCGGATCGGACTTGGCCTCGGCGCAGTTGTCGGCGGGCACGAGGAACACGGTGGCCCCGGCGTCGCGCGCGCCGACCATCTTGTGCGTGATGCCGCCGATCGACCCGACCTCCCCGTCGCCGGTGATGGTGCCGGTGCCCGCGACGAACTTGCCGTCGTTGAGGTCACCCGAGGTGAGTTTGTCGACCACCGCGAGGCTGAACATCAGGCCCGCCGACGGCCCGCCGATGTTGGCCAGGTTGAAGTCGATCTTGAACGACGCCCAGGGTGCGTCGATGACGCCGATGCCGAGGTACCCGTAGTCGCGGTCGGGGTTCGTGCCGAGTTCGACGGTGGTGGTCCCGAGCGGATCGTTCTCGTCCTTGCGCCGGAAGTCGAGGACCAGTTCGTCACCGGGTTTGGTGGTCTTCAACAAAGCCTGGAACTCGTCGACGGTGGCCACCGGCTTGCCGTTGACCGCGTCGATCGCGTCGCCCTCCTTGAGCTTGCCCGCCGACGGACCGGGATCGGTCACGCTCTCGACGGTGACCGCGCGCGGATATTTCAGGTACGACAGCGCGGCGTACTCGGCGTTGGCCTCCGAGTTGCGGAAATCGGCGGTGTTGGCCTCGTCGATCTCGTCCTTGCTCTTATCGGGCGGGTAGACCAGTTCGCGGGGCACCAACTGCTCGCGGCCCGACATCCACAGGGTCAGGGCCTGGGCCAGGGTCAGCCCGTCGCGCTGCGACACCGTCGTCATGTTCAGGTGCCCCGACGTCGGCTTCACCTCGGTGCCGGTGATGTCGACGACCTCTTTGCCGTCCACCTCGCCGAGCGTGTCGAACGTGGGTCCGGGGCCCAGCGACACGAACGGGACCGTCACCGCAGAGAGCAGCACGCCGAACGCCACGACCGGGACGAGCGCGATCAGCAGCGTCAGAATCCGCCTGTTCACGCCGCCCACAGTAAGGGAGCACCGCGCCCGTTCACTGACAGCGTGACCGGGCACACCGCACCACCCGGCGCCGGTGAGTACCGTTGACGGCATGGCTGACCTGCCTTTCGGCTTCTCCTCGGGTGACGACCCGGAGCGAGACAAGAGCAAGAAGGATCCCGACGGGGGGTCCGGTCCGGGCGGTTCGCCGTCGGATCCGTTCGGCTCGATGTTCGGGCAGGGCGGCGCCGGCTTCGACATGTCCGACCTCGGCCAGATCTTCACCAAACTCGGTGAGATGTTCAGCGGCGCAGGCAATATGGCCGCCGGCGGAGCCCAGTCCGGACCGGTCAACTACGACCTTGCCCGGCAGCTGGCGTCGAGCGCGATCGGGTTCGTCGCACCGGTGCCCGACCAGACCAAGTCGGCGATCGCCGACGCGGTGCACCTCGCCGAAACCTGGCTCGACGGTGTCACCCCGCTGCCGGCGGGCACCACCCGCGCGGTCGCCTGGACGCCGAGCGAATGGATCGACCACACGCTGGACACCTGGAAGCGGCTGTGCGATCCGGTCGCCGAGCAGATCTCGACGGTGTGGGCCTCGGCGCTGCCGGAGGAGGCCCGCGCGATGGCCGGTCCGCTGATGGCGATGATGTCGCAGATGGGCGGCATGGCGTTCGGTTCCCAACTCGGCCAGGCGCTGGGCAAGCTGTCCAAGGAGGTGTTGACCTCCACCGACATCGGCCTGCCGCTGGGCCCAAAGGGTGTCGCCGCGCTGCTGCCCGAGGCGGTCGAGACGTTCTCGGAGGGTCTCGAGCAGCCGCGCAGCGAGGTGCTGACGTTCCTCGCCGCGCGGGAAGCGGCGCACCATCGGCTGTTCAGCCATGTGCCGTGGCTGTCGAGCCAGTTGATGTCCGCGGTCGAGGCGTTCGCACGCGGCATGAAGGTCGACATGAGCGGTATCGAGGATCTGGCCCAGGGCATCAACCCGGCCGCGCTGACCGACCCGTCGCAGATGGAGCAGCTGCTCAACCAGGGCATCTTCGAGCCCAAGGCCACCCCGGAGCAGGTCGCGGCACTCGAACGGCTCGAGACCCTGCTCGCGCTCATCGAGGGTTGGGTCCAGACCGTGGTCACCGCCGCGCTCGGCGACCGCATCCCCGGCACCGGCGCCCTGTCGGAGACGCTGCGGCGGCGCCGGGCCACCGGCGGGCCGGCCGAGCAGACGTTCGCCACCCTGGTCGGGCTCGAACTGCGGCCGCGCAAGATGCGCGAGGCCGCGGCACTGTGGGAGCGGCTCACCGAGGCGGTCGGCGCCGACGCCCGCGACGGTGTGTGGCAGCACCCGGATCTGCTGCCGTCGTCGGAGGACCTCGACGAACCCGCCGCGTTCATCGACCGGATGGTCGGCGGCGACACCAGCGGGATGGACAGCGCCATCGAGGAGGCGTTCACCGACCTCGAAAAGGGCTCGGACGACCGCCCCGAGGATGATCAGCGCTAGTTGTCCACAGGCCTGTGGATGAGTGCGGGGTGACGCCGTCGTTGCGTGGCAGAGTCCTTCCATGTCCGCCTACCGGCTCAGGGAGACGCTGCCCGTGCTGCTGCGCCCGGACGGCGCGGTCCAGATCGGGTGGGATCCGCGCCGCGCGATGCTGGTTCGCCCA
Protein-coding sequences here:
- a CDS encoding UPF0182 family protein, with the translated sequence MGMRPPARMPKLTRRSRVLIGVALAAVVLLLIGPRFIDTYVNWLWFGELGYRSVFTTVLFTRVVVFLVVSLLIGAIVFAGLALAYRTRPVFVPTAGPNDPIARYRTTVMARLRLFGFGVPAFIGILSGIVAQSYWVRIQLYLHGGEFGVTDPQFGLDLGFYAFDLPFYRLVLSYLFVATFLAFIANLLGHYLFGGIRLTGRNGALTRSARIQLVTLVGILILLKAFAYWLDRYELLSHTRGGKPFTGAGYTDINAVLPAKLILLAIAVICAVAVFSAIVLRDLRIPAIGVVLLLLSSLVVGAGWPLVVEQFSVKPNAAQKESEYISRSIAATRQAYGLTDEVVTYRDYPGNAPATAQQVAADRSTTSNIRVLDPNIVSPAFTQFQQGKNFYFFPEQLAMDRYRDADGNLRDYVVAARELNPDRLIDNQRDWINRHTVYTHGNGFIASPANTVRGIANDPNQNGGYPEFLASVVGANGNVVSPGPAPLDQPRIYFGPVIANTASDYAIVGENGTPREYDYENNVETRNYTYTGSGGVPIGNWLTRSLFAAKFAERNFLFSNVIGENSKILFNRDPADRVEAVAPWLTTDTTVYPAIVNKKIVWIVDGYTTLDNYPYSELTSLSSATADSNEVAVNRLALNKQVSYIRNSVKATVDAYDGTVTLYAQDETDPVLQAWMKVFPDTIKPKSEISPELQQHLRYPEDLFKVQRALLAKYHVDDPVTFFSTSDFWDVPLDPNPTASSFQPPYYIVAKDLAENNNSAAFQLTSAMNRFRRDFLAAYMSASSDPETYGKITVLTIPGQVNGPKLAFNAISTDTAVSQDLGVIGRDNQNRIRWGNLLTLPVGPGGLLYVAPVYASPGTSDAASTYPRLIRVAMFYNDQVGYGPTVRDALTDLFGAGADATATGPAPANLPDGQPAAQPPNGQQPAAQTPGNQAGRASTPPPAAIPSGPSGPQQLSEAKAAALQEVQEAMSGLQDAQRSGNFAEYGEALQRLDDAMNRYSEAR
- a CDS encoding YlbL family protein — encoded protein: MNRRILTLLIALVPVVAFGVLLSAVTVPFVSLGPGPTFDTLGEVDGKEVVDITGTEVKPTSGHLNMTTVSQRDGLTLAQALTLWMSGREQLVPRELVYPPDKSKDEIDEANTADFRNSEANAEYAALSYLKYPRAVTVESVTDPGPSAGKLKEGDAIDAVNGKPVATVDEFQALLKTTKPGDELVLDFRRKDENDPLGTTTVELGTNPDRDYGYLGIGVIDAPWASFKIDFNLANIGGPSAGLMFSLAVVDKLTSGDLNDGKFVAGTGTITGDGEVGSIGGITHKMVGARDAGATVFLVPADNCAEAKSDPQDGLELVKVGTLTEAVDALNAISAGGEPPRC
- a CDS encoding zinc-dependent metalloprotease, which codes for MADLPFGFSSGDDPERDKSKKDPDGGSGPGGSPSDPFGSMFGQGGAGFDMSDLGQIFTKLGEMFSGAGNMAAGGAQSGPVNYDLARQLASSAIGFVAPVPDQTKSAIADAVHLAETWLDGVTPLPAGTTRAVAWTPSEWIDHTLDTWKRLCDPVAEQISTVWASALPEEARAMAGPLMAMMSQMGGMAFGSQLGQALGKLSKEVLTSTDIGLPLGPKGVAALLPEAVETFSEGLEQPRSEVLTFLAAREAAHHRLFSHVPWLSSQLMSAVEAFARGMKVDMSGIEDLAQGINPAALTDPSQMEQLLNQGIFEPKATPEQVAALERLETLLALIEGWVQTVVTAALGDRIPGTGALSETLRRRRATGGPAEQTFATLVGLELRPRKMREAAALWERLTEAVGADARDGVWQHPDLLPSSEDLDEPAAFIDRMVGGDTSGMDSAIEEAFTDLEKGSDDRPEDDQR